The Hyalangium gracile genome window below encodes:
- a CDS encoding aminotransferase class V-fold PLP-dependent enzyme — translation MDYRDEFQPGARRFDVGERSNFLLVPMAIAALRQLYEWGVGSIQETLRELTRRAARGAEALGLEVAPEANRSGHLVGLRRRGGYRSDVPARLAARQVYVSGRGDNLRVSPHLYNTAEDVDRLLEALASLR, via the coding sequence GTGGACTACCGAGACGAGTTCCAGCCCGGAGCGCGTCGGTTCGACGTGGGCGAGCGCAGCAACTTCCTCCTGGTGCCCATGGCGATCGCCGCCCTGCGCCAGCTGTACGAGTGGGGCGTCGGGTCCATCCAGGAGACGCTGCGGGAGCTGACGCGTCGGGCCGCCCGGGGAGCGGAGGCGCTGGGGCTGGAGGTGGCTCCGGAGGCCAACCGGTCCGGGCACCTCGTGGGCCTGCGCCGTCGCGGAGGCTATCGCTCCGATGTGCCCGCGCGGCTGGCCGCGCGTCAGGTCTACGTCAGTGGGCGGGGAGACAACCTGCGCGTCTCGCCGCACCTGTACAACACCGCCGAGGACGTGGATCGGCTGCTCGAGGCGCTCGCGTCGCTGCGGTGA
- a CDS encoding prolyl oligopeptidase family serine peptidase — MKPKSALAALSLLLPLTSLAGKPAAGPPVAEKKVVVDTYHDTKVEDPYQWLEPSAEPAVQQWTQGQNAHTRAMLDKLPARDAIRQRVTELITWQSSAHYGLQEKGGTLFAIKAQPPKQQPMLVTIGSLSDTSSERILLDPVEVDPSGKTTIDWFVPAPDGKRVAVSLSKNGTESGDVYVYDVATGKPVPGEMMPHVNTGTAGGSLTWTGDGKGYFYTRYPKGDTNPEDKNFYQQVYFHRLGTPNDKDTYSLGKDFPRIAMSDLETSEDGKHIINLMANGDGGEHALYLYGPSGQWQQVSKFEDKVVGARFGEDGALYLKSLKNAPRGQILRLPLATPTLDKATVIVPEGKATISGFLPTPGRLYIVEQLGGPSQLRMVDLKGQDLGLVPTLPVSTVGGLVHQSGDDILFANSSYVEPTAWYRYSAKDGKVTKTAFAQTSPADFSDIEVIRTEATSKDGTKVPLSILKPKGVKLNGKNPTLLTGYGGFNVSITPGFNKLSRTWLEQGGIIAIANLRGGAEFGEEWHANGSLTKKQNVFDDFYACARLLVDQKYTQPKKLAIQGGSNGGLLMGAALTQHPEMYGAVVARVGIYDMLRVELTPNGQFNVTEYGTVKDPEQFKALHAYSPYHRVKDGTKYPPTLFTSGANDPRVDPFHSRKMVARLQAATGGKGRIFLRASGGGHGAGTPLSEKIEEEVDVFSFVFNELGMKYQPVKKLSAPAAK, encoded by the coding sequence TTGAAGCCCAAGTCCGCGCTCGCCGCGCTCTCGCTGCTGCTGCCTCTCACCTCTCTCGCCGGCAAGCCCGCCGCTGGCCCGCCCGTGGCCGAGAAGAAGGTGGTGGTGGACACCTACCACGACACCAAGGTGGAGGACCCGTACCAGTGGCTCGAGCCCTCCGCCGAGCCCGCCGTGCAGCAGTGGACCCAGGGCCAGAACGCCCATACGCGCGCCATGCTGGACAAGCTGCCCGCGCGTGACGCCATCCGCCAGCGCGTCACCGAGCTCATCACCTGGCAGTCCTCCGCCCACTACGGGCTGCAGGAGAAGGGCGGAACGCTCTTCGCCATCAAGGCCCAGCCGCCCAAGCAGCAGCCCATGCTGGTGACGATCGGCTCGCTGAGCGACACCTCCAGCGAGCGCATCCTGCTCGATCCCGTGGAGGTGGACCCGTCCGGCAAGACGACCATCGACTGGTTCGTCCCCGCTCCGGACGGCAAGAGGGTCGCCGTGTCGCTGTCCAAGAACGGCACGGAGAGCGGTGACGTCTACGTCTACGACGTGGCCACCGGGAAGCCAGTGCCCGGCGAGATGATGCCCCACGTGAACACCGGCACGGCGGGCGGCAGCCTGACCTGGACCGGCGACGGCAAGGGCTACTTCTACACGCGCTACCCGAAGGGCGACACCAACCCCGAGGACAAGAACTTCTACCAGCAGGTGTACTTCCACCGGCTCGGCACGCCGAACGACAAGGACACCTACTCGCTGGGCAAGGACTTCCCGCGCATCGCGATGTCGGACCTGGAGACGTCCGAGGATGGCAAGCACATCATCAACCTGATGGCCAACGGCGACGGCGGCGAGCACGCGCTGTACCTGTACGGGCCCTCGGGCCAGTGGCAGCAGGTGTCGAAGTTCGAGGACAAGGTGGTGGGCGCGCGCTTCGGCGAGGACGGGGCGCTGTACCTCAAGTCGCTCAAGAACGCGCCGCGCGGACAGATCCTGCGCCTGCCGCTGGCCACGCCGACGCTCGACAAGGCCACCGTCATCGTCCCCGAGGGCAAGGCCACGATCTCCGGCTTCCTGCCCACCCCGGGCCGGCTCTACATCGTCGAGCAGCTGGGCGGACCGTCGCAGCTGCGCATGGTGGACCTGAAGGGCCAGGACCTGGGCCTGGTGCCCACGCTGCCGGTGTCCACGGTGGGGGGCCTGGTGCACCAGAGCGGCGATGACATCCTCTTCGCCAACTCCAGCTACGTGGAGCCGACGGCCTGGTACCGCTACTCGGCCAAGGACGGCAAGGTGACGAAGACGGCGTTCGCCCAGACGTCGCCCGCGGACTTCAGCGACATCGAGGTGATCCGCACCGAGGCCACCTCCAAGGACGGCACCAAGGTGCCGCTCAGCATCCTCAAGCCCAAGGGCGTCAAGCTGAACGGCAAGAACCCCACCCTGCTCACCGGGTACGGCGGCTTCAACGTCTCCATCACCCCGGGCTTCAACAAGCTCAGCCGCACCTGGCTGGAGCAGGGCGGGATCATCGCGATCGCCAACCTGCGCGGCGGCGCGGAGTTCGGCGAGGAGTGGCACGCCAACGGCTCGCTGACGAAGAAGCAGAACGTGTTCGATGACTTCTACGCCTGCGCCAGGCTGCTGGTGGACCAGAAGTACACGCAGCCCAAGAAGCTGGCCATCCAGGGCGGCAGCAACGGCGGCCTGCTCATGGGCGCGGCGCTGACGCAGCACCCGGAGATGTACGGCGCCGTCGTGGCCCGCGTGGGCATCTACGACATGCTGCGGGTGGAGCTCACGCCCAATGGCCAGTTCAACGTCACCGAGTACGGCACGGTGAAGGATCCCGAGCAGTTCAAGGCGCTTCACGCCTACTCGCCCTACCACCGCGTGAAGGATGGGACGAAGTACCCGCCCACCCTCTTCACCTCGGGAGCCAACGATCCGCGCGTGGATCCGTTCCACTCGCGCAAGATGGTGGCGCGCCTGCAGGCGGCCACGGGCGGCAAGGGCCGCATCTTCCTGCGCGCCTCCGGCGGCGGCCACGGCGCCGGCACGCCCCTGTCCGAGAAGATCGAGGAGGAGGTGGACGTCTTCTCCTTCGTCTTCAATGAGCTGGGCATGAAGTACCAGCCAGTGAAGAAGCTCTCCGCCCCCGCGGCGAAGTGA
- a CDS encoding c-type cytochrome, which produces MRLPSLLWTGLLALALEASRPEPRGPGLPKAPSEQGSGTAASVSSAAPTGSGRFQIPAEPQRPGDPKAGYDTLVNGGYVSCGVPWSIFRMAMGDAPASLRLKGRRGHNARLSYEVTALKTPRGVEVVTANCLGCHATPTEKGVLIGLGNSSLDLTEDFSTFAMAAGLLVKDADELAEWWRWSSRIRAVSPYTRPDTIGANPADNLAAVLAAHRDPETLEWSSTPLLALPPREPVPADVPAWWLLRKKNAMFHTGIGRGDHARLMMSASMLCTDSVEEAERIDSQFDDVRAYLTTLRPPPYPHPIDSKLAAEGRDVFEAFCSECHGTYGAKESYPNLIIPLEEVGTDPLLWQSTAREGVPMVEWFNRSFYGRTARLVPGPGYVAPPLDGIWATAPYLHNGSVPTLEALLDSRKRPAWWRRSFSRREFDPVALGWKHQVLSHGKAAEPNPTIRKRIYDTTLPGYSNHGHRFGDELSDYQRHVLKEYLKTL; this is translated from the coding sequence ATGCGTTTGCCATCCCTGCTCTGGACGGGCCTGCTCGCTCTCGCGCTCGAAGCCAGCCGCCCGGAGCCCCGGGGGCCGGGCCTTCCGAAGGCTCCCTCGGAGCAGGGCTCGGGGACGGCCGCCTCCGTCTCCAGCGCGGCGCCCACGGGCTCGGGGCGCTTCCAGATCCCCGCCGAGCCCCAGCGCCCGGGCGATCCGAAGGCCGGCTACGACACCCTGGTGAATGGTGGGTACGTGAGCTGTGGCGTCCCCTGGTCCATCTTCCGCATGGCCATGGGGGATGCGCCCGCGAGCCTGCGGCTCAAGGGCCGGCGTGGCCACAACGCGCGGCTCTCCTATGAGGTGACGGCGCTGAAGACGCCCCGAGGCGTGGAGGTGGTGACGGCCAACTGCCTGGGCTGCCACGCCACGCCCACGGAGAAGGGCGTCCTCATCGGGCTGGGCAACTCCTCATTGGATCTCACCGAGGACTTCTCGACCTTCGCGATGGCCGCGGGCCTCCTGGTGAAGGATGCGGACGAGCTGGCCGAGTGGTGGCGCTGGTCCTCGCGCATCCGCGCCGTGAGCCCCTACACGCGGCCGGACACCATCGGGGCCAACCCTGCCGACAACCTGGCCGCGGTGCTCGCGGCCCACCGCGACCCCGAGACGCTCGAGTGGTCGAGCACGCCGCTGCTGGCGCTGCCTCCGCGCGAGCCGGTGCCCGCGGACGTGCCCGCCTGGTGGCTGCTGCGAAAGAAGAACGCCATGTTCCACACGGGCATCGGCCGGGGAGACCACGCCCGGCTGATGATGTCCGCGTCCATGCTCTGCACCGACAGCGTGGAGGAGGCCGAGCGAATCGACAGCCAGTTCGACGACGTGCGGGCCTATCTGACGACGCTGCGTCCTCCTCCGTATCCGCACCCCATCGATTCCAAGCTCGCCGCCGAGGGGCGCGATGTCTTCGAGGCCTTCTGCTCCGAGTGCCACGGCACCTACGGCGCCAAGGAGTCCTATCCCAACCTCATCATCCCGCTGGAGGAGGTGGGCACCGATCCGCTGCTGTGGCAGTCCACCGCGCGCGAGGGCGTGCCGATGGTGGAGTGGTTCAACCGCTCATTCTATGGACGCACGGCGCGGCTGGTGCCCGGGCCGGGCTACGTGGCGCCGCCGCTGGATGGCATCTGGGCCACCGCGCCCTATCTGCACAACGGCTCGGTGCCCACGCTGGAGGCCCTGCTCGACAGCCGCAAGCGCCCCGCCTGGTGGCGCCGCTCCTTCAGCCGCCGCGAGTTCGATCCCGTCGCGCTCGGGTGGAAGCACCAGGTCCTCTCACACGGCAAGGCCGCCGAGCCCAACCCCACCATCCGTAAGCGCATCTACGACACGACCCTCCCTGGGTACTCCAACCACGGTCACCGCTTTGGTGATGAACTGTCGGATTACCAACGCCATGTCTTGAAGGAGTATCTTAAGACGCTGTAA
- the dacB gene encoding D-alanyl-D-alanine carboxypeptidase/D-alanyl-D-alanine endopeptidase, with amino-acid sequence MHSDYPDNVIFKDKTLEGERLELGARNTRYYLGPDLVLRRCTLVLSDRSLFPLASLLLTALALSGCPRAVRPSQPASQATFAQTADALLTAVEDEGALTSVIVLDARTGAPLYAHREHVRTLPASTMKIVSTSAALSAFGPDFRFRTPVALMGNHKGDLFEGDLVVESSGDPSLGSWRFPETSQACDQIAEALWGRGIRRWKGSLQLKTPDTGLDGPLGPGWAWDDAAYSMSAMPMPFVFRENVVDVTLLRADGAACSAQPTVLLSPRFAPFPALVQLDTSGSRSGFACLREHNSSQVRCVWRSSSKQCPRTHSTRLSTADPQALFTACVEDALTRRGLTHLPPPVARESTPTPVPARPTTEPLLELVSPPLSELVKVTNKESLNLYAERLALRFARERTRGERYSDLRKALSDELTRRGISPRDIRPIDGSGLSRYNLATAHGLAQVMFTSLQEPYAAALVDSLPISGVDGTLAGSGASPQTVGRLRAKTGTLSSQKAYVGVAERPDDAEHPRVVFALMLGNMDEQPALSATGVFERFAEALVTQPLK; translated from the coding sequence ATGCACTCCGACTATCCCGATAACGTCATCTTCAAGGACAAGACCTTGGAGGGCGAGCGGCTCGAGCTTGGTGCCAGGAACACCCGCTACTACCTGGGTCCTGACCTGGTACTGCGGCGCTGTACCCTCGTTCTTTCTGACCGGTCCCTCTTCCCGCTCGCCTCGCTCCTGCTCACGGCCCTCGCGCTCTCGGGGTGTCCTCGCGCGGTTCGTCCCTCCCAGCCGGCTTCCCAGGCGACGTTCGCGCAGACCGCCGATGCCCTCCTCACCGCCGTCGAGGACGAGGGCGCCCTCACGAGCGTCATCGTCCTGGATGCCCGGACGGGCGCGCCGCTCTACGCCCACCGCGAGCACGTCCGCACGCTCCCGGCCTCGACGATGAAGATCGTCTCCACCTCCGCGGCGCTCTCCGCGTTCGGGCCAGACTTCCGCTTCCGCACGCCCGTGGCCCTCATGGGCAACCACAAGGGCGACCTCTTCGAGGGCGATCTCGTCGTGGAGTCCTCGGGAGACCCCTCGCTGGGCTCGTGGCGCTTCCCGGAGACTTCTCAGGCCTGCGACCAGATCGCCGAGGCGCTGTGGGGCCGCGGCATCCGCCGCTGGAAGGGCTCGCTCCAGCTGAAGACGCCCGACACCGGACTGGATGGGCCACTCGGCCCCGGCTGGGCCTGGGATGACGCCGCCTACTCCATGAGCGCCATGCCCATGCCGTTCGTCTTCCGCGAGAACGTGGTCGACGTCACCCTGCTCCGCGCCGACGGCGCCGCCTGCTCTGCCCAACCCACCGTCCTGCTCTCCCCCCGCTTCGCGCCGTTCCCCGCCCTCGTCCAGCTCGACACCAGCGGCTCCCGGTCCGGCTTCGCCTGCCTGCGCGAGCACAACTCCTCGCAGGTGCGCTGCGTGTGGCGCTCCTCCTCCAAGCAGTGCCCTCGCACCCACTCCACCCGCCTCTCCACCGCCGATCCCCAGGCCCTCTTCACTGCCTGTGTCGAGGACGCCCTCACTCGCCGTGGCCTCACCCACCTGCCGCCCCCCGTGGCCCGAGAGTCGACCCCCACCCCCGTCCCAGCTCGCCCCACCACCGAGCCGCTCCTGGAGCTCGTCAGCCCGCCGCTCTCCGAGCTCGTGAAGGTGACGAACAAGGAGTCCCTCAACCTCTACGCCGAGCGGCTGGCCCTGCGCTTCGCCCGCGAGCGCACCCGGGGGGAACGTTACAGCGATCTGCGCAAGGCCCTCTCGGACGAGCTGACACGCCGCGGCATCTCCCCGCGTGACATACGCCCCATCGATGGCAGCGGCCTGTCGCGCTACAACCTCGCCACTGCCCACGGACTCGCCCAGGTGATGTTCACCAGCCTGCAGGAGCCCTACGCCGCCGCCCTCGTGGACAGCCTGCCCATCTCCGGCGTGGATGGGACGCTGGCCGGCAGCGGAGCCTCCCCCCAGACCGTCGGTCGCCTGCGCGCCAAGACGGGCACGCTCTCCAGCCAGAAGGCCTACGTGGGCGTCGCCGAGCGCCCCGATGACGCGGAGCATCCTCGCGTCGTCTTCGCCCTGATGCTCGGCAACATGGACGAGCAACCCGCACTCTCCGCGACAGGCGTCTTCGAGCGCTTCGCCGAGGCCCTCGTCACCCAGCCCCTGAAGTAG
- a CDS encoding exo-alpha-sialidase, translated as MTRLMQAVGLMLLGLGLVGGPAGAQTSGPIYNGSHLDYQPSPLRLPSGDLMVVIERLGAGNSGDLYLTTSRDGGTTWSEPRVIVGSALNERHPALVQLADGSFAVFYLVVEGGGVYRIHRATSTNGRLWIPRGPLNLGWSANAEINPTVIRDVGNSLTMAYHRLNGPSFIARSLDGGATWDTLRTQVSEGNAALPRITRRDHDGLYVITYQVTASGGRLELYSKASHDPYDWSGPASVLSAGANSHDSVPITLEDSTVVVTYIEQSGSDAFDLYYRTSTDGLQWSQATRITATPTRYDVEPHPVLQGTPGQLTLFWSYQDSTQPYVDHDIWMMKDLPIVVPR; from the coding sequence ATGACGAGGCTGATGCAGGCAGTGGGGCTGATGCTCCTGGGGCTGGGGCTGGTGGGGGGCCCGGCGGGAGCGCAGACGAGCGGGCCCATCTACAACGGCTCCCACCTGGACTATCAGCCCTCGCCGCTGCGCCTGCCCTCGGGAGATCTGATGGTCGTCATCGAGCGCCTGGGGGCAGGAAACTCGGGCGATCTCTACCTCACGACGTCTCGGGATGGGGGCACCACCTGGTCCGAGCCGCGGGTGATCGTGGGCAGCGCGCTCAACGAGCGCCACCCCGCGCTGGTGCAGCTGGCGGATGGCAGCTTCGCGGTGTTCTACCTGGTGGTGGAGGGCGGCGGCGTCTACCGCATCCACCGCGCCACCTCGACGAACGGCCGGCTCTGGATTCCGCGGGGCCCTCTCAACCTGGGCTGGAGCGCCAACGCGGAGATCAACCCCACGGTCATCCGGGACGTCGGCAACTCCCTGACGATGGCGTACCACCGCCTCAACGGCCCCAGCTTCATCGCCCGCTCGCTGGATGGAGGAGCCACCTGGGACACGCTGCGGACGCAGGTGAGCGAGGGCAACGCGGCCCTGCCCCGCATCACCCGGCGCGACCATGACGGGCTCTACGTGATCACCTACCAGGTGACTGCTTCAGGCGGGAGGCTCGAGCTCTACTCCAAGGCCTCCCATGATCCGTACGACTGGAGCGGCCCGGCCTCGGTGCTGTCGGCGGGCGCCAACAGCCACGACTCCGTGCCGATCACGCTGGAGGACAGCACGGTGGTGGTGACGTACATCGAGCAGTCCGGCTCGGATGCGTTCGATCTGTACTACCGCACCAGCACGGACGGGCTGCAGTGGTCGCAGGCGACGCGCATCACCGCCACCCCCACGCGCTACGACGTGGAGCCCCACCCTGTCCTTCAGGGTACTCCGGGGCAGCTCACGCTGTTCTGGTCGTACCAGGACAGCACGCAGCCGTACGTGGATCACGACATCTGGATGATGAAGGACCTGCCCATCGTCGTCCCCCGGTAG
- a CDS encoding MGH1-like glycoside hydrolase domain-containing protein translates to MSPPSPRRGLAAEARRLVEDERRSHNWKRWGPYLSERQWGTVREDYSADGTSWTDFPHEAARSRAYRWGEDGLLGITDRQCRLCFSLALWNEKDPFLKERLFGLTGPQGNHGEDVKEEYFYLDSTPTHSYLKALYKYPQAEFPYARLIAENRRRGREEPEFELADTGIFDDRRYFDVFAEYAKASPEDLLIRVTVANRGPEPARIHVLPTFWFRNTWAWGRQGEGYWSKPHMSTVGEDGILAEQDSLGRYRLHAQAPTGGARPERLFTENETNLQRLYKVPNRAPYVKDAFHDAIVHGRRDAVNPERVGTKAAFHYTLEVPAGGSVLLSLRLFSEAEAPRELFGASFDRTFEQRISEADAFYASRVPHTLPEEERRVARQAYAGLLWGKQFYHYAVQPWLEGDPSAPPPPASRLQGRNREWGHLYNRDIISMPDKWEYPWYAAWDVAFHMIPFARVDPLFAKEQLVLFLREWYMHPNGQLPAYEFEFSDVNPPVHAWACWRVYKMTGSQGKRDSLFLKRVFHKLLLNFTWWVNRKDLHGRNLFSGGFLGLDNIGVFDRSKPLPTGGHLLQADGTAWMAFFCTTMLSMALELAQEDPAYEDIASKFFEHFVAIVDAMNHLGGSGLWEEEDGFYYDHLWLNGGDVPLRVRSMVGLVPLFAAEVLSDRLIERLPGFARRLRWFLENRADLAQNTSYMAAPERGGAGGHRLLAIPSKERLLRVLRRVLDPREFLSDYGVRSLSRVHAEEPFVFRVGHEEHRVAYVPGESDSGMFGGNSNWRGPVWFPLNYLLIEALERYHHFHGDSLQVECPTGSGRMMTLAEVARELSSRLCRIFMPDGTGRRPCHGDDRRFAEDPDWRELVLFYEYFHGDSGRGLGASHQTGWTALVVQSLADAHRSLG, encoded by the coding sequence ATGAGTCCTCCATCTCCACGGCGCGGGCTGGCCGCCGAGGCACGCAGGCTGGTCGAGGATGAGCGCCGCTCACACAACTGGAAGCGCTGGGGGCCCTACCTCTCCGAGCGCCAGTGGGGCACCGTTCGCGAGGACTATTCCGCCGACGGTACGAGCTGGACGGACTTTCCGCATGAGGCCGCCCGCAGCCGCGCCTACCGCTGGGGAGAGGACGGGCTGCTGGGCATCACGGATCGGCAGTGCCGGCTGTGCTTCTCGCTGGCGCTGTGGAACGAGAAGGATCCCTTCCTCAAGGAGCGCCTCTTCGGGCTCACCGGGCCCCAGGGCAACCATGGCGAGGACGTGAAGGAGGAGTACTTCTACCTCGACTCCACGCCGACCCACTCGTACCTCAAGGCGCTCTACAAGTATCCGCAGGCCGAGTTCCCCTACGCCCGCCTCATCGCGGAGAACCGGCGCCGGGGCCGCGAGGAGCCCGAGTTCGAGCTGGCCGACACGGGCATCTTCGACGACCGCCGCTACTTCGACGTCTTCGCCGAGTACGCCAAGGCGAGTCCCGAGGATCTCCTCATCCGCGTCACCGTGGCCAACCGGGGCCCCGAGCCGGCGCGCATCCACGTGCTGCCCACGTTCTGGTTCCGCAACACCTGGGCCTGGGGTCGGCAGGGCGAGGGCTACTGGTCCAAGCCCCACATGTCCACCGTGGGCGAGGACGGCATCCTCGCCGAGCAGGACTCGCTCGGGCGCTACCGGCTCCACGCCCAGGCGCCGACGGGCGGAGCACGCCCCGAGCGCCTCTTCACCGAGAACGAGACGAACCTCCAGCGGCTCTACAAGGTGCCCAACCGCGCGCCCTACGTGAAGGACGCCTTCCACGACGCCATCGTCCACGGGCGCAGGGACGCGGTGAACCCGGAGCGCGTGGGCACCAAGGCCGCCTTCCACTACACGCTCGAGGTGCCCGCGGGCGGCTCCGTGCTGCTCTCGCTGCGCCTGTTCTCCGAGGCCGAGGCGCCGCGCGAGCTGTTCGGCGCGTCCTTCGATCGCACCTTCGAGCAGCGCATCTCCGAGGCCGACGCGTTCTACGCCAGCCGCGTGCCGCACACGCTGCCGGAGGAGGAGCGGCGGGTGGCCCGGCAGGCCTACGCGGGCCTGCTCTGGGGCAAGCAGTTCTACCACTACGCCGTGCAGCCCTGGCTGGAGGGAGATCCCAGCGCGCCGCCTCCGCCCGCCTCGCGCCTGCAGGGCCGCAACCGGGAGTGGGGCCACCTCTACAACCGCGACATCATCTCCATGCCGGACAAGTGGGAGTACCCCTGGTACGCGGCGTGGGATGTCGCGTTCCACATGATCCCGTTCGCCCGTGTGGATCCGCTCTTCGCCAAGGAGCAGCTCGTGCTGTTCCTGCGCGAGTGGTACATGCACCCCAACGGCCAGCTGCCCGCGTACGAGTTCGAGTTCTCGGACGTCAACCCGCCCGTGCACGCCTGGGCCTGCTGGCGCGTCTACAAGATGACGGGCTCGCAGGGGAAGCGGGACAGCCTCTTCCTCAAGCGCGTCTTCCACAAGCTGCTGCTCAACTTCACCTGGTGGGTGAACCGCAAGGACCTGCACGGCCGCAACCTCTTCTCGGGAGGCTTCCTCGGCCTGGACAACATCGGCGTCTTCGATCGCTCCAAGCCGCTGCCCACCGGCGGCCACCTGCTCCAGGCCGACGGCACCGCGTGGATGGCCTTCTTCTGCACCACCATGCTCTCCATGGCCCTCGAGCTGGCCCAGGAGGACCCCGCCTACGAGGACATCGCCTCCAAGTTCTTCGAGCACTTCGTCGCCATCGTCGACGCGATGAACCACCTGGGCGGCTCCGGCCTCTGGGAGGAGGAGGACGGCTTCTACTATGACCACCTGTGGCTGAACGGCGGCGACGTCCCGCTCCGCGTGCGCTCCATGGTGGGGCTGGTGCCGCTCTTCGCCGCCGAGGTGCTGTCGGATCGGCTCATCGAGCGCCTGCCCGGCTTCGCTCGCCGCCTGCGCTGGTTCCTGGAGAACCGGGCGGACCTGGCGCAGAACACCTCCTATATGGCCGCCCCGGAGCGCGGCGGGGCAGGGGGGCACCGGCTGCTGGCCATCCCCTCCAAGGAGCGGCTGCTCCGGGTGCTCCGGCGCGTGCTGGATCCGCGCGAGTTCCTCTCGGACTACGGCGTCCGCTCGCTGTCCCGCGTCCACGCGGAGGAGCCCTTCGTCTTCCGGGTGGGCCACGAGGAGCACCGCGTGGCCTACGTGCCCGGCGAGTCCGACAGCGGGATGTTCGGAGGCAACTCCAACTGGCGCGGGCCCGTGTGGTTCCCCCTCAACTACCTGCTCATCGAGGCGCTGGAGCGCTACCACCACTTCCATGGAGACAGCCTCCAGGTGGAGTGTCCCACCGGCTCCGGGCGGATGATGACGCTGGCCGAGGTGGCGCGAGAGCTGTCCTCCCGGCTGTGCCGCATCTTCATGCCCGACGGCACGGGCCGCCGCCCCTGCCACGGTGATGACCGCCGCTTCGCGGAGGATCCGGACTGGCGCGAGCTGGTGCTCTTCTACGAGTACTTCCACGGAGACAGCGGCCGGGGGCTCGGCGCCTCGCACCAGACGGGGTGGACGGCGCTGGTCGTCCAGAGCCTCGCGGACGCCCACCGGTCGCTCGGCTGA
- a CDS encoding adenylate/guanylate cyclase domain-containing protein: MSRPPVSPDSPTSETAPLQDEKRALERRVRELEAKARSLDVINHLAASLLQSQTDVDDILWEVAQGAVAHLGLEDCVIYLFDERRENLVQRAAFGPKNPREREILAPILIKPGAGIVGTVALTGRAELISDTRKDPRYIQDDQARLSELALPIFSQGAVIGVLDSEHSREGFFTEEHLHILTTVASMTAARVTQALLDTQLRDANRLLEARITERTQELSEATQRSERLLLNILPHSIVERLKKGEQAIAERFEDVTVLFADLVDFTRWSMLLPPEHVVEILGQVFTEFDALTERYGLEKIKTIGDAYMVVAGVPAPRGDHLEVMARMALQMMEAIQRLNQVLGTSLDLRIGMHSGPVVAGIIGTRKFAYDLWGDTVNMASRLESHGVAGRIHVREATRQALQDRFTFEPRGETEMKSIGRVKTWFLTGLREPGTSTT, translated from the coding sequence ATGTCTCGCCCTCCAGTTTCGCCAGACAGCCCCACCTCCGAGACGGCTCCGCTCCAGGACGAGAAGCGGGCGCTGGAGCGGCGTGTCCGCGAGCTGGAGGCCAAGGCGCGCAGCCTGGATGTCATCAACCACCTGGCCGCGTCGCTGCTCCAGTCGCAGACGGACGTGGACGACATCCTGTGGGAGGTGGCGCAGGGGGCGGTGGCCCACCTGGGGCTGGAGGACTGCGTCATCTACCTGTTCGACGAGCGGCGCGAGAACCTCGTGCAGCGAGCGGCCTTCGGGCCGAAGAATCCCCGGGAGCGGGAGATCCTGGCGCCCATCCTCATCAAGCCGGGGGCGGGGATCGTCGGCACGGTGGCGCTGACGGGGCGGGCGGAGCTCATCTCCGACACCCGGAAGGATCCGCGCTACATCCAGGACGATCAGGCGCGGCTGTCGGAGCTGGCGCTGCCCATCTTCTCGCAGGGGGCGGTGATCGGAGTGCTGGACTCGGAGCACTCGAGGGAGGGGTTCTTCACGGAGGAGCACCTGCACATCCTCACGACGGTGGCGTCCATGACGGCGGCGCGGGTGACGCAGGCCCTGCTGGACACGCAGCTGAGGGATGCGAACCGGCTGCTGGAGGCGCGCATCACCGAGCGGACCCAGGAGCTGTCCGAGGCCACCCAGCGCTCCGAGCGGCTGCTGCTCAACATCCTGCCCCACTCCATCGTCGAGCGGCTCAAGAAGGGGGAGCAGGCGATCGCCGAGCGGTTCGAGGACGTGACGGTGCTGTTCGCGGATCTGGTGGACTTCACGCGCTGGTCGATGCTGCTGCCGCCCGAGCACGTGGTGGAGATCCTGGGGCAGGTGTTCACGGAGTTCGACGCCCTGACGGAGCGCTACGGGCTGGAGAAGATCAAGACGATCGGGGATGCGTACATGGTGGTGGCGGGAGTCCCGGCGCCGCGCGGCGATCACCTCGAGGTGATGGCGCGGATGGCGCTCCAGATGATGGAGGCCATCCAGCGGCTGAACCAGGTGCTGGGCACGTCGTTGGACCTGCGGATCGGGATGCACAGCGGACCGGTGGTGGCGGGCATCATCGGCACGCGCAAGTTCGCCTACGACTTGTGGGGCGACACGGTGAACATGGCCAGTCGACTGGAGTCCCACGGAGTGGCGGGTCGCATCCACGTGCGGGAGGCGACCCGGCAGGCGCTGCAGGATCGCTTCACCTTCGAGCCGCGCGGGGAGACGGAGATGAAGAGCATCGGCCGGGTGAAGACCTGGTTCCTGACCGGGCTGCGCGAGCCGGGCACCTCGACGACCTGA